A stretch of DNA from Spirosoma endbachense:
AGCAATACTTCGGCATGGGCAATGGGCCGCTGAGTTCGTTCCTGAAACAACGTTCCCTGAATTGTCTGGGCACAAACGCTCACGAGCGAGGCATAGAGCAGACATAGGTTAAGGAGAAAGGGTTTCATGTCGCTGCATTGGATAAAGTGAAAAAGGGACAAGCGCATCGTGTACGCACCGATGGATAAACGGCGCATTGTCGAAGAGAAAAAAATGGCCGCCTGGCAGAATATGTAAATCAATCGGTGCGGTAAACTCTTCCTGCCAGCGGGCGGCCTCCGCCAGTGTATAAATGTCGTTTTCGCCGATAAATACAGTTGCCGGAATGGTCAGACTGGCGGGGCCAGTTTGTGCATAATCGTAGCTTTCAAGCGCCATCATATCGGCCCGCAACACTTTCTCGTACAGATCGAACGAGCGTGGATTTTTCAGTAAAGCCGACACATCACCATCCATATCCTGCACTTCCTGAATGATCTCCTGGCGGGTCATGTTCTTTGCGTTTCGTTGTTTTTCGGGAATGCTGGCCCCACCCCGCCCCGACAGAAAGAGATGCAGGGGCGGGGTCATTCCTTCGGCCCGAAGCCGACAGCTGAGTCGATAGGCGATTAAACTGCCCATACTGTGCCCAAAAAAGGCAAACGGGCCTGTCAGTTGTGTTTTGAGTCGCCGAAACAGATCATCGGCTACGGCATCGAGCGTATCCAGCGAGGATTCAAACAACCGACGACCCCGACCCGGATAATCAAGCGGTATCCATACGATACCCGGCGGAGCCTGCCGGATCAGGGGTTGGTACGAATAGCAGCTGCCGGCCGCAAACGGAAAGCAGAACAGACGAAGGGCTTCCATAATCAACGGGGTATAAAATCAGAGGCTTTCGAGTTGTACGGTCACGTGGTCGTTCGTATCGCTGGCTTCGTAGGCAACGTAGCCAATGTAGTTTGGCTGAATCAGCAACGGGGTCAGTCGTACGATTACATCACGACACCGAAGCTGTTGAATATGCTCAAATTGAAAGTCGGTCAGTCGTGCATCCAGTTCATGCCCAAGCGCCTTGTAGGCGGCCTCTTTCTGCGACCACAGGGCCAGTACGTCCTCGCCAGTCATCAGCTCCCGCTCGGCCATTGACAGAAATAATCCTTCGACCCCAGGGCGTAACCGAACCCGTTTCTGAATGTCGATTCCTACGGCTCGGCGGGGGGCAATGACGCAGGCAGCCAATTGCCCCGAATGCGACAGACTGAATGCATAGCGGCTATCTGACAGATAAGGTTTTCCATTCACATGGTAGCGTAAACTGACCAGCGGTTCATCGGGATGGGGCGGGTGATGGTGAAGCGCGTAATGCAATAGCCACTTACTCAACATCGACAATTGCCGGGACTGAGCCGTGCGATAGGGTCGCACGGGGACCGGTAATCGGGCTAAGTCAGCCTCAGACCGATGTTCAGCCGCAAGGTCAGCCCAATAGACAGAGAGAGTAGATAACGGCATAGCTTATTTTTCGTTTAAAAGCGTGTTGGTACGCATTAACGTGAACACAAACAGTTGATCACAGGGTGACCCAAAAGCGTCGCGGAGTCGTTGATAGACATCGGTTTCCTGTACGGGATAATCCCGCATGGCAATGGCGCCAATATGAATCTGCTGGTCGGTATGCCGCAACGCTACTTTCAGGAACGCAAAGTGGGCATACAGCACATTTTCGACTTCACGGAACCAGTAGATTTGCTCATTGATCCGAAACTGATCGCCTTTTCGTCCCAGCACAAACAATCGGCCCTGCGAATCGAGGTAACCCACGTCCTTCGTGGTAATGGTCGAATGGGGGCGATGTGAAGGGCAGGCGGGTGCATTAAAATACCCCATCATGACCGATGGACTATGAATTCGAACCGTACCGATGTTACCGGGCAACAACTCACCTCCTTCGTCATCAATGATCTGCACACGCACGCCCTGATTGGGTCGTCCAACTGATTCCACGTCCGGGTCGGCCGGATGGTGAACAGGATGCGTGGCAACGCGAGGGCCAGCCTCGGCCAGGCCATACGTTTTTACAACCGGACAACCAAAAACCTGCATCGCTTTATGAATTGCCGTCGTTTCGATGCGATTACCACCCACCGCCACGAATCGCAGGGTCGAGAAATCGGCGGGCAACAGTTTCCGGTCATGGAGGTAATTCAACTGGCGAACCATCGGCGGCACCAGGAACAGGGTCGTAACCCGATGGCGTCCAAAGAGCCAGACCATCTGGTGCAGAAAAAACAGTGTATCAAGCAGCAGAATGGTCGCTCCAACGTACAAATGGCTTAAAAACTGGCCGATAAGTCCGTACGAATACCCCATGGGCAAGGCAATGGCGGTTACATCGTCCGAACGTAGCTTTAGCGCATCCACATTAGCCCGAATGTTGAAAAGCGTTCCGGCATTGGTGAGCTGCACGACTTTGGCGGCTCCGCTGCTACCCGAGCTGGTCACTAACAGGGCCGTATCGCCATGCGTTGAACTCGTGGCACAATTATTACTGAACAAATCGAATCCCGCATCGAACGGCCGTTGCGTCATATAGGACTCACTAGCCAGTTGTTTTCGGATAGCAAGGCTACTACGAGGTACGGCAAACCAG
This window harbors:
- a CDS encoding thioesterase II family protein encodes the protein MEALRLFCFPFAAGSCYSYQPLIRQAPPGIVWIPLDYPGRGRRLFESSLDTLDAVADDLFRRLKTQLTGPFAFFGHSMGSLIAYRLSCRLRAEGMTPPLHLFLSGRGGASIPEKQRNAKNMTRQEIIQEVQDMDGDVSALLKNPRSFDLYEKVLRADMMALESYDYAQTGPASLTIPATVFIGENDIYTLAEAARWQEEFTAPIDLHILPGGHFFLFDNAPFIHRCVHDALVPFSLYPMQRHETLSP
- a CDS encoding 4'-phosphopantetheinyl transferase family protein, which encodes MPLSTLSVYWADLAAEHRSEADLARLPVPVRPYRTAQSRQLSMLSKWLLHYALHHHPPHPDEPLVSLRYHVNGKPYLSDSRYAFSLSHSGQLAACVIAPRRAVGIDIQKRVRLRPGVEGLFLSMAERELMTGEDVLALWSQKEAAYKALGHELDARLTDFQFEHIQQLRCRDVIVRLTPLLIQPNYIGYVAYEASDTNDHVTVQLESL
- a CDS encoding class I adenylate-forming enzyme family protein, which produces MSAYSLTDSLPISPLMPNPASTRSGVGGETLANVLRRRHERHPDKTALIEGKRSLTYADMWQQVSYQQRMLKRAGVQPADVVAICSPNSLDMSTLFLAVLSLGAVPFVINYRIEVLGDLSQLNIAWFAVPRSSLAIRKQLASESYMTQRPFDAGFDLFSNNCATSSTHGDTALLVTSSGSSGAAKVVQLTNAGTLFNIRANVDALKLRSDDVTAIALPMGYSYGLIGQFLSHLYVGATILLLDTLFFLHQMVWLFGRHRVTTLFLVPPMVRQLNYLHDRKLLPADFSTLRFVAVGGNRIETTAIHKAMQVFGCPVVKTYGLAEAGPRVATHPVHHPADPDVESVGRPNQGVRVQIIDDEGGELLPGNIGTVRIHSPSVMMGYFNAPACPSHRPHSTITTKDVGYLDSQGRLFVLGRKGDQFRINEQIYWFREVENVLYAHFAFLKVALRHTDQQIHIGAIAMRDYPVQETDVYQRLRDAFGSPCDQLFVFTLMRTNTLLNEK